The following coding sequences lie in one Thermodesulfovibrionales bacterium genomic window:
- a CDS encoding zinc-dependent alcohol dehydrogenase family protein, with protein sequence MKAMVLTELSDLRENRSPLRPTELPVPEPKDNEILIKISACGVCHTELDEIEGRTPPSRLPIIPGHQVIGRIEGRGAKARRFRAGERVGIAWIHYACGRCHFCLGGYENLCDAFKATGRDVDGGYGEYTTVHENFAYRIPEVFSDSEAAPLLCAGAVGYRSLKLCGLKDGETLGLTGFGASAHLVIMTARYLYPNSRVFVFSRTDRERDFARELGAFWAGAIGDAPTEKLRAAIDTTPAWKPVLETLQNLEKGGRLVINAIRKEEGDKDALLGLDYPRHIWMEKEIKSVANVGRNDVEEFLRIAGEMPIRPQIEEFGLEEANEALGELKERRIRGAKVLRIG encoded by the coding sequence ATGAAAGCTATGGTATTAACGGAACTCTCCGATCTTAGGGAAAACCGGTCACCTCTTAGACCCACTGAACTCCCCGTCCCGGAACCGAAAGATAACGAGATCCTCATAAAGATTTCGGCGTGCGGGGTCTGTCATACCGAACTTGACGAAATAGAGGGGAGAACCCCGCCGTCGAGACTCCCTATCATTCCGGGCCATCAGGTCATCGGCAGAATCGAGGGGAGGGGGGCCAAGGCAAGACGATTCAGGGCCGGAGAGCGGGTCGGAATCGCCTGGATACATTACGCCTGCGGGAGATGTCACTTCTGCCTCGGAGGGTACGAGAACCTCTGTGATGCATTCAAGGCTACCGGCAGGGACGTTGACGGGGGTTATGGAGAATATACTACGGTGCACGAAAATTTTGCATACAGGATTCCCGAGGTATTCTCGGATTCTGAGGCGGCTCCGCTGCTCTGTGCCGGCGCGGTAGGATACCGCTCCCTGAAATTGTGCGGGCTGAAGGATGGAGAAACCCTGGGGCTCACCGGTTTCGGCGCCTCGGCCCATCTTGTCATCATGACCGCCCGATATCTCTATCCGAACTCACGGGTCTTTGTCTTCTCGAGGACCGACAGGGAAAGGGATTTTGCGAGAGAACTCGGCGCCTTCTGGGCAGGGGCCATCGGGGATGCCCCCACCGAAAAACTGCGGGCCGCGATCGATACGACTCCCGCCTGGAAGCCGGTTCTCGAAACCTTACAGAATCTGGAGAAGGGAGGGAGGCTTGTCATCAACGCGATCAGAAAAGAGGAGGGGGATAAAGATGCCCTGCTCGGACTCGATTATCCCCGTCACATCTGGATGGAGAAGGAGATAAAGAGCGTCGCCAATGTCGGGAGGAACGATGTCGAAGAATTCCTGAGGATAGCGGGAGAGATGCCGATCAGACCGCAGATCGAGGAGTTCGGACTCGAAGAGGCAAACGAGGCATTGGGAGAGCTGAAGGAACGAAGGATTCGCGGGGCAAAGGTCTTGCGGATCGGATAG
- a CDS encoding GNAT family N-acetyltransferase, whose translation MFYGRFPRKMNDAGISLRPLRLRDCPFLQRNLRDADILSADGLELPATRSWVSLWWWLKKTYALSFVIRLDSRRIGFIGICNLMLGESAEMSLVICGRTERHRGYGSRAFSLIEENLNRHHLTEKILVRVRRDNHEALSFWRKCGFQGLPGSGNTLVMGRDMGHHRSLFSACRTVHG comes from the coding sequence ATGTTTTACGGAAGGTTTCCACGAAAGATGAACGATGCCGGGATCAGTCTGAGACCGCTGAGGCTCCGCGATTGCCCATTCTTGCAGCGGAACTTGAGAGACGCTGACATACTGTCGGCGGACGGGTTGGAACTGCCTGCTACTCGCTCGTGGGTTTCCCTCTGGTGGTGGCTGAAAAAAACGTACGCCCTTTCCTTCGTCATTCGATTAGATTCCCGGCGTATCGGATTTATCGGCATTTGCAACCTCATGCTCGGCGAATCTGCGGAGATGAGTCTCGTGATATGCGGAAGAACGGAGAGACACCGGGGGTACGGGAGTCGCGCCTTTTCCCTCATTGAAGAGAATCTTAATCGTCATCACCTGACCGAAAAGATTCTCGTGAGAGTCAGGCGGGACAACCACGAAGCGCTCTCCTTCTGGCGGAAATGTGGCTTTCAAGGACTTCCGGGCTCCGGGAATACTCTCGTAATGGGCAGAGATATGGGACATCACCGCAGTCTCTTCAGCGCCTGCAGGACGGTTCACGGGTGA